From Drosophila santomea strain STO CAGO 1482 chromosome 2R, Prin_Dsan_1.1, whole genome shotgun sequence:
CCCATTCCAGTTGCTCCTTGGGCTGGGCATATGGCCTTTTGACAAGGAGCAAGGACGAGCTCGCTAACTTGATTGCCATTTCAATTGACCGCAGTTTTAGAATGCCTTTTGCCATAGTCATGGGAATCCAAATGGGCTGTGGAATTGGCAGCTAcagcttttggcttttgttgggCTGCGGCTGCCTTTTGTCCACTTCCGCATCATTACGGACTCCGTCGCTTTGGTCGATCTCATTTTCCCCGCCATCTCTGCCAGGCCCGCCTCCAATTTGGCTATTTTTCCTCGCATTTCCCGGCATTTCCACTGGCTTTTTGTGGTTGGAAAGCGGCTAATCTGTCGCGCTCATTGAATGTCCCAAATCGAAATCTGAACTCGACCGGAAGTTGCCACAGCTGCCGGATGCATCGATACCCATTTTCAGTATGTGTGTTTTCATACAGAATTGCCCCGGCTCTTATTGTTCGGTTTTTTTCGAGAAAGGAATTTCAATTAGCGTTTGCTTTTGACGAATCCAGATCGGGAAAAGTAGGCTACCATAATAGTTGCACAAAAGCGCTTTAAAATCGAGTTCGACTAAGCTTGAATTAATCTCTCCTAGTTTCCCATTGAATCTAAAACCCTTCTTTTTAATACACATCTAAAATACAAATTGGTGGGTAAGATAAGAAACAAGGTAATTTCACTTAATGTATAGTATGTCGAAAATAGAATCTAAAAAcctaaataaattaaattggaaGAGTTTATCAAATGTTCTTGCccaagaaaaatcaaaaaaataagCCACAAATCAAGTGGATGCCGAAacgaaataatataaattgcTGAAGACAGCAGTGCGATTCCAATTAACAAAGTCCAGAAAGACGAACAGAAACCATTTGGCCAAACATCCTAGCATGCCAGTATCctaaaaaaatcgaaaaagtttcGGGACGAGTGTAGGAAATTTTCAGGGCAGACAGgcgaaaaaaggaaaggaacCCGAGGAGTCGGGAACTTTAAGCAAAACATCCTTTTTGCGGTTTGGCGCTAACTGAAGCGAAATGTATCCTGCTGAGCAGCCGAAACCATTGCCTACTTTCGGGCGTTTAGCCCGGCACTTTTCAATTTAGTTGCCATCGCCAATTTGCACAGACAAACTGCAGCTGCCACAAACAAAGTTTGCCGCTCAGCGAGGAAAATTCTAGAGTTCATGGGGAAAATTCTTGAGTTGATGGCCTTTTAAAGCCATTTGAAGCGATTGCtgccagtggcagtggcaagcAAGTTTTCCGCCAGCGCCACCACCAAAACAGCAAAAGACCAAAAACGCTTTGCGGttttccagctgctccttCTTCTTCCACTGCGGCTTACTGCCGCAGTTTTGTGGCCAGCTCACAATTTTGCAGTTTCCACCAGTTTTTCGCtatgtctgtgtctgtgtctgttCATGATTTATGTTGTCTCGCCTTGGAGCTACAAAATCCCGGGTCTGCAAGCGCGAAAAGAGGAAAATATGGAGGAAAAGACCACTTGTCAGTCAATGCAGTAGAGTTCTGGAGTTGTTCCAGAGTTAACCTTTCATTGAAGAACAAacacgaaaaaaaatatagggAAAAGTGCTCAGTGGAACATGCAAAAGTTGCAACGATTGACTTAGGAAACTAAGTGGGTTTTCCACCCACTACTCCACCTGTCCCAGTCAGCTCCGTTTGTTTGCCCAACTACTTGAAGTGAACCTAATGGCCTGATGTCTTCGATgagtttatttgtttgcacaACTCTTGTTTTCCCTGCCTGGACAATTTAGTTAAGAAAATTATCGTTTGGCTGTCAAGTGTCGTTTCGGCCACCCacatatgtaagtatgtaTGTCCTTGGCCAGCAAAGTTTAAGGAAAGAAGTTACCCGGAGTGTGCTTTCATGCTGAAAGGTTGACAGGCTGGGCAACTTAAATATGAAAGTTggttaattgaattgaattcaGCAGAGTTTGCCCAAATAAATGCTAACGTAAAACAGAtactaaataaataagtagGATGTGGACAGCTAGTAGAGAAATCTTATAAATTAAACTGAATAATTCATTTGGGACTAACTATTTCTGAGAATGTaatgaaacaaataaatggaaaacaaacaatttattcaAACAAAGTTAGAAGAGTTATTTGTAGACAGTAAACACAAGCTGCATATAAAGggattattaaatatttatgttaataaaagtgttgtttaaaaaacaagaTTATAATGTTTCATTTGTCTTCTTAAACACATTTGGACTACAGCGGCTTAATCGTCTTCAATAACACGTAAATAATAGTAACAGCCAATTAGTTAGTTCCAATTTGTGCTCATAACTTGATACCAATTGCCAGCACACATGTGCAAACATTCCCCTCTGGTCAAGTCTGCGTATTCGCAACATACTAATTATGTTCCTCATATTTCTCTTTTTACAGGAAACCACATGTTAACTTCCATCCACCGGCGGCCGAAAATTCCCAGGACATGGCCAACAACTTTATGAAGGTAACAAAAAAGTTCCTTCCCGCAATTccgaaaaaaaagtaattggaAAAACTTCACCTACAACGGTCACAACATCAGAGGgaggaaatgcaaattttgcCACCCACTTGATATGTTGAATCTGCGTAGATTTATCAACTTTGCTAATTAACAACGTTTTCTCTTAGTTTCTGGCCGCTCTTAGTTTTTTAGCCCGATGGTCAACCAGAAACTAGTCCAAAATCTGTTTACACTCGCAACACGAGCCACTGTTGGCCCACCAGGATCTTGTTAACGGTTTCACTTATGTAAGTTCATTAGCAGCAGAGACAGAGACCGGCCATCAATCAAATCAGCAAACTGGCCAACTGACTTGGCCCACATCGGTTCGGTTAGTTTGCGTTTGCGGCTGTCGAGtggaaatggaatgaaaaTTAGAAtgagcacacacacgcacacccagATCGACTGACTAAATGACGGGTTGACAGGTGAGTTTTGTGTGGCTGTGGAGCCGGTGAAGCCGGTGGAGCTGGTGGTTCGGGATCTGGATCCTTGGACAATGCCCAAGGGCAACGCGTTGTCACGTGAGCGCAGAGCTAGGCAATCAACGAATCAGGCAACCAATCAAGCGGCGTGTTACATGCAACTGAAGCGTCTACGTGACCCCAATGAGCACAGAATCCAACCGACGCAGCCCAAAGCCACCCAGTGCAACCACagtggtgtgggtggtggtgcttTCAACCCATCCAGACTCGCCTTTACTGtgcttaaaaatgtttggttAAGGAACGGGGTTAAACAGTAATTGGTAATACCTTTTTAAGATAGTGAGGTGCCACTAAATAACATTCACTTCCCATTTGTACTATTAATTTATCAACATAATagttgaaaatattatatgtcgcttcaaattattatattaaataatttttttaacttGTATTAGTTTATTAGTAACCATTCTAAACTTTGGAAAGTGCCAAAAATCACTTTTCCATCTATGCACCGTGGCTATCCCACGCACAATTCCAAACTCCCTCTTGCAGTATGGACTTGCCGACGTGCGTCTGTCAGGCTGCGAGTCCTGGCCAAGGACATGGCCCCCAGACAGCCAGGCATGGCATGGCTCGTACACCACCGGCCAACTCGCACTGGCACTCCCGCTGCTCCAGGCCATTTAGTCCCTGCGACACGTCAATGCTTTCATCATTTAATTAACTGCTTCGTGTGGCTAAGTGGCCAGGTGGAAGCTGGAGCGGGATTGCATATCTACATCTCACGTTTCAATTCGCAAGAATCCTAGGTGGCCCGCTTTGCATGCCACCTTTGATTGATCGCCCATCTGGCTGCGAGACTTGCCGGGAAATTCGACTGTCACTTTTCCTTGGCCACTTGGGAAAAGCGAGCAAGTCAGCAGACAAGCCCGAGTGATGTTTATGCAATGGGTAGTCGAAGGAAACTAGTGACAGCGTAAATCGATGGAAACGTCCACCTGGAAAATTGCCTTTTGGACACTTTTTCGTGTACTAACTTCCTGCGTTAATATGGTTAAACAGAATATATAGTGGTGAAACAAATCTAGACGGAAAAAATGTTCTATAATATATTGAAATACCCACTTTTTTCTACAAAAAAGACGATATTCTTCTAGTTGCGCCGAGCAAAGATTACCTTTAATTAAACACCCTCATAAGGCCAGGTTTTGGTCCTTCCACTTGCTTCCAATGCATCCTGattatttctaaaataaaCCCCAAGGAGCACCAGCCAAGAGCGCCCTGAGTATCGCATTTAAAGATAAACTTGTGTGTGAATAATTTATGGGCTCCAAACAAGCCAAAGCAACAAAACGGAAAAGTTACTCCGGCTCTATCTGTACTTGTACAGATTGAAAAGAAATCCAAAAGCGATTTTTGCtttgatttatgtttttattttctgcaTTATATTCgagtttatatttaaaacattagACAACGTCAGCGGCGACACAAAAGAGATAAAAAACGAGCTGAGtactgcaaaaataaaactgcagctgcagcaacaaaaatccaaacaaatgTAGGTGGAATGTCGGGCTCAAAAGCGGACAtttatactcgtacatatatcTGGATAGATAAAGCGCGGGTGAAAGGGCAGGCAGACAAATAAAGCGGAAATGTTAACAGCAACGAATGGCGCCGGCGAcaggagaaaggagaaagcaGAAAGGGGCTGGCTTTTCCTCCTCCcgaattttcattttgcacaCGATTTCCGGTTAAGCACATGGGACAAGCTATCCCAGCTTGATTTCCCCCAGCCATATGCGTATAATTTATGTTGCAATTTATATATGTGCTCCTCGATATTCCATTTTTCGGCAAACTCCGATTGAGTGTCAGTCGAGCGGGCAAATATTGAGTGCAAAAAAGGTCGAGGCAGGTGAAAAGTGGCAGCAACGTTCTGTTGACATCGATACCTCGGAGAGCTGGAAGTGGAAACTGCACAGATAGAATAGGTGTTTAAGGAAAATGTTCCATAGTTTGGTCTCGAAAAGTTTAAAGGATATTTCCAGAGTGGGTATAAACTTAATCCCAAACACTCTACGGTAATGTAGAAACGTGGCGATAATAACTTCATTGCCATGCATTAGTTCTTTTATCAAAGGGGTAAGGtgtgcattttaaaaatgGATTCCCAGATACCATTTCTTTATCTGCATCACATGCAGCAGTGAcattaaatagtttttttaagTCCCTGCTGTAGAAAAGATCACGGAAAAGAAGGAAAGAGGACAACAAAGGACCTGAATAAGCGAAGAGAATGCCAGTCAAGAGGGGTCCCCTACAGGACACATTCCTTTGCAAATGTCAAGTAAATAGTTGTTTGCTCGACAATCGGCAACGGGCGGcccaagaacaagaacaagaactcCTTCAGGACAATTCGCTCCTTGAGCTTTGTCTTGCTTCTTACGCCTTAAGTCTGTGAGGGAAACTTAAGCATTAGTAGGAAAATGGTGGTACAGGGGCAACTCGTTAGGCTCGCTTCAAATGGATATTACGCTTATATTACTTTAATGGCTGTGCAATGAAAAGTCTTTAAAGTTAAGTATACTTGACAAGCCATTTGATGGCTTTATCTTATTTGAAAGTTGTTTGTTAATGAAGAGATCAAATTTAGTGTCTAAAATGTAGCTTTATAAGAACTATGTAAGAATATTTGGAATAAGAGGAGTGTTATTAGGATTTAGTAGGTGCGTACCCTTTGGACTGTAATTCTTCAACGGAGCTTCACGAAAGTATCTTTTCGAAAATCCTTTAAACAAGTTGGCAATGGGAGTCGTGCatttttttgcattataaGTGGCAATTTTGTACCTTTTTCATGTTCTATGTATCTCTGATAAATTGTCTGCCCGTCCACTCAGCTTTAATTTGCCTGTCATTTCGCATATCCTGCGAGGGCTTAGCTGACATTTGGACCCGTCAACTGCCACTCCCATCTTCCTCCCGCCCTTCCCAGGCTTTTGGCTGAGCTGCGCACATTTTGTGAAATGTAAGcggaaaaaggggaaaaactGGCACAGGTCGCAAACTGGGGGCAGCAAAAAAGAGGCTGGAATGAAACTAATTACGTGGACGACTTTACACGCAGATAAGACTTTAATcaccgaaatgaaatgaaatttctGTTAAGGGATAACAGGAGGGAGAAAATCCTTCCAGGCCTGCACTACGTCATTAGGCAAAAGGCTGCAGAGCAAAGTGTGAAAGCCAAGAACGCGACCACGAAGCGGGTTAATTACGTATgtacaacaaacaataaattacTTGCTCAAGAGGATACAAAAAGAGgctaaaaaggaaaaaagataAAGTAAACTGcggaaaaataagaaagaaattAGTTAAAAGATACCCTAATCAGCTTAGTGgactttttgcttttctcgGAAAAGATGATTAAATTTCTCTGTCAAAATCAAAGgaatattgcgtatacgtcGTGTGCGGCTGGACTTTTGGATAAATCCTGGTTTGACGTTCTTCGCTTCGCTCCTTTTCAGCTGTCACTCCTATAAGCTCCTTTTTCGACTTCGGTTTCTCTTCGCACTCATTTTCCCTAACTCCTTCACTTTATACgctgcctttgtttttgcgagctcacacaaaaacaaaatttaccGAGCAAGCCAGAAAAAAGGCGAaggaattttttaattataaaatgtgtttatccggaattaattgtttttgttgttcttttcaTTTTAGCAGCTGTCCTGTAAAAGTAATCCAGCAAAAATAAAGTCTTTTTATCTCTGCATTTCTCTTTGGTAAATTACTCGCATTTTAGCCTGGACTTTTTGTAGTGcatgaaaaagaaaaacagaagtgTTCACAATGGATTCCAAAGTCTTTTCAAAAATACTTGTCGGGTTATTTTCCCCAGAATTCTTCTAATTCTATTTTTGTACATTCTAAACTCTGGTGCTACAGTCtgatgaataaataataataatttattgatCATTGAGCAATAACAACTTCTCACAAGAGTCCCCCATAAAAAAAGACCAGACCAAAATCGGAGCAGCGCAGATATATTTCTGAGCTACAAGTtcataatatatttatatataatataatatattatatataggCACCAAATCGAATTTTTCATACAATCCTTGAATTTGCCATCAAGTAGTGTAATTGGCCTTGCtataatcatttaaattattttattcaaaaactCATTTCATTACTAGTTCCAGTTCAACGAGGTCTCGAAAACTAAATGGCTTTTAATTCAGCTCCGCATCGCAAAGCGAAGCCAACCCGCTTGAAGAATCCTTTGGTGATCCCTACGTATCAACAACAGGGAACCGATTGTGGGCTGGCCAAGGAGAAAGTTCCTAAAATGGGTTCCAAACGGGGTACCAGAAACGGGGCACTATCCAAGGCGCAGGCACCAGAACCAACTTCCAAGGATACCATTCACGATATGACCAGGATAAATAACCACATTGATCTGGCTCAGGCCTCCAAAAATCCGATCAGAGCTGCTGGAGGAGGAAATGCTCAAGTGGCTCCGAGGTACCAAAGCGCGGGTAATGTGGGCAGCCAGCCATTAAACACTGTTCGATCGTCAGTCCCAAGAAGCAGCCATCCAAAACCGAGTCCCAAGGAGACAAGGGATTGTAAGGAAACCAAAGAACTCGTCTTCAAGGATCCCAAGGAGATGCGAGCTCCCAAGGAACCCAAGAGTTTTAGGCATTTTAAAGAGCCCAAAGACCAGAAGGAAACCAAGGAGTCTAAGGAACCGATGGAATCCAAGGATCAGAAGGCTAAGGGAGCCGATAAATCGCCCAATATTACCCATCGTACTGCCCGCCACAACACCAATCGCACCAAGAACTACTTCGACAAGTATCTGAAGTTCGCCTTTGATCTGAGCACTCCCGAAGGTGTTCAAAAACTGGATGCTCACTTTTTTCCGGACCCCACCGCCTCTGGCAGCGCCACCGTCAATAGGGAGGAGTAATACTATTGTGAACTTGTATAATATGAATAATTTCGTGCCCAAATTTACAGTACTTCTTGAGTTCATCTTCAATTTCAGCGATTTattcatttgaaattattgtgattgcaaaatgtttaattagtaaataataatataattcgGTCGATTTCTCAGCTTActttaaattagaaaatttaatttgtaaattaaatttttttagatttaaatCGACAATGAACCCTTTAATAGGTTCTTACAAGTCTTGTACAATTTCAGTACATTTGTCCCTCagtttaattattaaatatacacCATTTATGTTTTTCCCCTGAGGAAATTCAAACCCAGTGGTGTAATGAGGGTTTATAACACTTTTGTGAGTGTTTGGCTAAAACGAGGAAAAACGATGTACAAAGGACCATTTAAATAGTGGGTAATGTTTTGCAgggataaaataaaatttattgtgtGGTCCAAATGCCGCACTCtcttaatttcttttttcccTATGCAAATGTATTACTCTTTGTTCAACACAAACTCACGCAcacatccatccatccattcgCACACttaccaacacacacacacacaaaacgcTCATTCAGCAGAGCAACAAAAGCTGCGCACTGGGCATTGTAAATCATAATCAAAACAATAGAACAAATGAAGCTAATGTGCCGCATGCAAAACAACAATCGGATGAATGAGTGGCAGGAAGGACGGGCGGGGGTGGGTAGGATATGTGATCCTGGTCGTGACAAAGCATTAAAGCTGACGAATTAAATTTCAGAGAATTCATTAGGGGGAATAGAATTCCTATTTCAACCTGCTATCTTTAAAATTCTATAATTAAATAACTCACATTTAGCGTTAGTCGTAATTTTGCGTTTCAGTGACTATATATGTTAATCTGTGTATAGTAACTATTAGGGACgcaataaaaactaaaaccgTGCAAAAACTGAATACCGATAATCCGCGGTGAGTGTTCATAGTGCATTCAACTAGGAGCTTCTATAGTTCGCTTTTCAGGCGCAAAAAAATGGTTGTCAATGACGACTGACCGATGCATTGTGATTTATTGCCTGTGCGCGTGcttattttattcaattaatttttctcGTTTAagaagaataataataaaacaattcaCAACAAAAGCGCGCAATTAGTGCGAATTGATTTATGCCACTGCCAGCGCATTGATATCACAAAAATGGATGTATAGCCAAATGTGTTACTGAAACTCGGCTTAATTTCGCCATATTCCAGAACGCATATTCCTGCAACGCTGTGTGTAGCTGGTTGACATCGGGTCAGATCTGTTTTTCCAAGCATTTGGTCCCCTTCAACCAGCTGTAGCCAGTGGTTGATGACAACGAAGTACGAGTAAACTGTGATAGACTGCAAgtgtaaattattatttttttaaacaaaaatggcAGCTGAATTTATCCGTAAAAATGGACAGAACCTAAGATCAGTACCCTTATTAACCCTAATACGTAAGTAAAGCCTGCAAACGTATGCGATATGGTAAGTCTACTCTAAACCTCTTCACTGCATTTCAAATAATTCTGGCCAGCAGGATAGCTATACAGGACGAAGGATAATTGTTGAattatgtttgtttattactGCGGGCCATACCTTAGTTCTCGTtcttaataaacaaataatttatctTTTGACAAACGGGTGGACAAAGAGTGGACAAGACTCCAACTTATGCTTAATAACTTTATGATGAAACGTAAATCACTTATTGGACTTAAAGATTTTCTGAAGAAGATCGGATTAGgccaaaatgcatttgcaacTTCCTCCGAGGTGAAAAGCAGCTGGTTTTGCTGCGTAGACAATTTGGGGATCCAAATAACTCATTTTCATGTCGAGTGCATTAAGGCTAAGAGCATTAAGTATTTACCGTTTAAATATATCCGCACACGCACAGAAACTCACTGATGGTCATTGTATGCTTGTGTGCtttgtatgcaaatatttgataaaACTCTAGCTATGTCAAACAAAGGAGCTGAagaaaatcaaacaatttgGATTATTCAATTCATCACTGATATCCATCCATCGCTTTCAAACTGAGAGTTTCTATAAGCGCGGGTTATCAAACAAagtgaatttaattaattttgtagcCATATGAAGCCATGGCTCGAGAAAGGCCACTCAATTAGTTAACAAGCTGCGTTGGCATTTGCACTCCAATCAACTGGACTGCTATCTATTCAGAAATGTGGCAAATCAAGTGATATGTAAATATTCCGTATTCTGAAACAAAGTACATTTGATAAAACTTGAATTAGAAAAGCTTCTTAGCTATTTGATGTATTTAAAAGGCTAAAACTGGATGAAAACCAAACTAGCAACGATTTTTTACAGTCAGTAGTATTGCTGATAACAATTAGAAACTACTGCTTTACTTTTTAAGtgactaaataaatattttagaaatttaatactagattttttttaaaaaagaaaccgcTCCGCTGGGTAAACTTTGGGCGAGCGCGTCCATAAATTATTCGATTATGCGCAGCCTGAATCGAATCGGAATGAATCGAATTGAGCtgaactcaactcaactgaaTTGAAAGTTCAAATTgcattgaatttcaaattggTCAGAGCTTAATGAAGGCCCAGCGAAATGGAGCAGAAGTGACGAATACAGTAAAAAGCCAAACTCTCTCACTTTTTTCGGGTAatagaaaatcaatttaatgtGGATTTACATGCAGTTTCCGACGTCGAAGAAgtttttctcttttcaatGAGAGCGTTTGACAAATCACCGCATGGACCAGAGGAAGTAGGTGGAGTGTAGGGATTGGATGGATTGGAAGGATGGTGGGGAGGTGGGTGGACTGGATGCCTGGGGCCGTGTCATGAAATGAAATCGACATGAAACCAACGTGACCACCGTCATTAATTATCGCCGGCAACGCCGTGCTCCGCTAATTACGACATGACCGGCACCCGGAATTCCAGCCTCATTCCTCGCCGCGCTCGGAACTCGAACCTGGAACTCCCGGGGATTTGGGGAGAGGAGTTCGGAATTCGAAATCGTTGGCTACATGATGGCG
This genomic window contains:
- the LOC120445412 gene encoding chromodomain-helicase-DNA-binding protein 7, with the translated sequence MAFNSAPHRKAKPTRLKNPLVIPTYQQQGTDCGLAKEKVPKMGSKRGTRNGALSKAQAPEPTSKDTIHDMTRINNHIDLAQASKNPIRAAGGGNAQVAPRYQSAGNVGSQPLNTVRSSVPRSSHPKPSPKETRDCKETKELVFKDPKEMRAPKEPKSFRHFKEPKDQKETKESKEPMESKDQKAKGADKSPNITHRTARHNTNRTKNYFDKYLKFAFDLSTPEGVQKLDAHFFPDPTASGSATVNREE